A window of the Hordeum vulgare subsp. vulgare chromosome 5H, MorexV3_pseudomolecules_assembly, whole genome shotgun sequence genome harbors these coding sequences:
- the LOC123452304 gene encoding UDP-glycosyltransferase 83A1-like: MAAGAAPHVMVLPFPAQGHVTPFMELSHRLVDHGFQVTFVCTEVIHALLLDTGTSGEALCGIRLVSVPDGMADGEDRRDLCKFVGAITRYVPGYVEDLIRDTEASGEKKVKWLIADVNLGFCFQGAMNLGVRVAAVWPAAAASLGMWSSIPKMIEDGFIDDKGVAKREGIYEIGPKMPPICTSRMPWCIDGPPEGQQLVFKLVVTDNAQATSLAEMVVCNSFLDAEPAAFELFPEILPIGPLFADQELRKPVGQFWPEDLSCLEWLDAQPGGSVVYVAFGSFTIFDPRQFRELAEGLELTGRPFLWVVRPDFTSGGLSKAWFDEFQSRVAGKGMVVSWCPQQQVLAHPAVACFVSHCGWNSTMEGVRNGVPMLCWPYFADQFTNRSYICDIWRTGLSVTLGDGVVAKEEVKGKIAQVIGDEGIAERVGTLRDAARRSITEGGSSHENFSRFVGLLNE; this comes from the exons ATGGCCGCCGGCGCCGCGCCTCACGTAATGGTGCTGCCGTTCCCGGCGCAGGGCCACGTCACGCCGTTCATGGAGCTGTCGCACCGCCTCGTCGACCACGGCTTCCAGGTTACCTTCGTCTGCACCGAGGTAATCCACGCGCTCCTGCTCGACACCGGCACCAGCGGCGAGGCGCTGTGCGGCATCCGCCTGGTCTCCGTACCGGACGGCATGGCCGACGGCGAGGACCGCAGGGACCTCTGCAAGTTTGTGGGCGCAATCACGCGGTACGTGCCGGGCTACGTGGAGGACCTCATCAGGGACACGGAGGCGTCCGGGGAGAAGAAGGTCAAGTGGCTCATCGCCGACGTCAACTTGGGGTTCTGCTTCCAGGGCGCCATGAACCTCGGCGTACGGGTGGCTGCCGTCTGGCCGGCGGCCGCGGCGAGCCTCGGGATGTGGTCCAGCATTCCCAAGATGATAGAGGATGGCTTCATTGATGACAAGG GCGTGGCAAAGCGAGAGGGGATATATGAGATCGGCCCCAAGATGCCGCCGATCTGCACGTCGCGCATGCCGTGGTGCATCGACGGTCCACCCGAGGGCCAGCAGCTGGTCTTCAAGCTGGTGGTCACCGACAACGCCCAGGCGACCAGCCTTGCCGAGATGGTCGTGTGCAACTCGTTCCTCGACGCCGAGCCAGCGGCGTTCGAGCTGTTCCCGGAGATTCTGCCCATCGGCCCGCTGTTCGCCGACCAGGAGCTCCGGAAGCCCGTCGGGCAGTTCTGGCCGGAAGACCTCAGCTGCTTGGAGTGGCTGGACGCGCAGCCCGGAGGCTCCGTCGTGTACGTGGCGTTCGGCAGCTTCACCATCTTCGACCCGCGGCAGTTCCGTGAGCTCGCCGAGGGGCTGGAGCTCACCGGTCGGCCGTTCCTATGGGTGGTGCGTCCGGACTTCACCTCCGGCGGCCTCAGCAAGGCGTGGTTCGACGAGTTCCAGAGCCGCGTCGCCGGCAAGGGCATGGTCGTCAGCTGGTGCCCCCAGCAGCAG GTTCTGGCGCATCCTGCCGTGGCATGCTTCGTGTCGCACTGCGGATGGAACTCCACGATGGAGGGGGTGAGGAACGGCGTGCCGATGCTGTGCTGGCCCTACTTCGCCGACCAGTTCACGAACCGGAGCTACATTTGCGACATCTGGAGGACCGGCTTGTCCGTGACGCTCGGAGATGGAGTCGTGGCGAAGGAGGAGGTGAAGGGCAAAATTGCACAGGTCATCGGCGACGAGGGAATCGCGGAGAGGGTGGGGACGCTGAGGGATGCAGCTCGCAGGAGCATCACCGAGGGCGGGTCCTCGCATGAGAATTTCAGTAGATTTGTTGGCCTCCTAAACGAGTGA
- the LOC123452302 gene encoding UDP-glycosyltransferase 83A1-like: protein MAKGHVLVLPMPCQGHVVPLMELSHRLVDHGFEVTFINTDVDHALVLAALPEGVEALRGIHLASIPDGLADDEDRKDLNKLVDAYPRHMPAYLEALIGDMEAAGRRRVKWLIADFNMGWSFEVAKKLGIRCASFWPASAACLAIMLNIPKLIQDGVLNDKGWPDREETLQLAPGMPPLHTSLLPWNSAGAPDGQHIIFQLVCRNNKFNDHAEMTVCNSFHEAEAGAFKLFPNILPIGPLFADQRSVGSFLPEDTSCLKWLDAWPDGSVVYVAFGSMAIFDSRQFQELAEGLQLTGRPFLWVVRPDFTAGLSKEWLEEFQKHVAGTGMIVSWCSQQQVLAHRSVACFVSHCGWNSTMEVVRNGVPVVCWPYFCDQFLDRSYVTDVWRTGLAVSTGEDGVVTKEEVRCKVESVVGDAEFRNRARWLKDNAWRCIGEGGSSHENFTRFVDLLSE, encoded by the exons ATGGCGAAGGGTCACGTGCTGGTGCTTCCCATGCCGTGCCAGGGCCACGTCGTCCCGCTCATGGAGCTCTCGCACCGCCTCGTCGACCACGGCTTCGAGGTCACCTTCATCAACACCGACGTGGACCACGCGCTCGTGCTCGCCGCGCTGCCGGAGGGCGTCGAGGCGCTGCGCGGCATCCACCTGGCGTCCATCCCGGACGGGCTGGCCGACGACGAGGACCGCAAGGACCTCAACAAGCTCGTCGACGCCTACCCGCGCCACATGCCGGCCTACCTGGAGGCGCTGATCGGCGACATGGAGGCAGCCGGGAGGCGCAGGGTGAAGTGGCTCATCGCTGACTTCAACATGGGCTGGTCGTTCGAGGTTGCCAAGAAGCTCGGCATCCGGTGCGCCTCCTTCTGGCCGGCGTCCGCTGCGTGCCTCGCCATCAtgctcaacatccccaagctgatACAAGACGGCGTCCTCAACGACAAGG GATGGCCGGATCGGGAGGAGACGCTGCAGCTCGCTCCGGGGATGCCGCCGCTCCACACGTCGCTGCTGCCGTGGAACAGCGCCGGCGCCCCCGACGGACAGCACATCATCTTCCAGCTCGTGTGCCGGAACAACAAGTTCAACGACCACGCCGAGATGACCGTCTGCAACTCGTTCCACGAGGCCGAGGCCGGCGCGTTCAAGCTGTTCCCCAACATCCTACCCATCGGCCCGCTCTTCGCGGACCAGAGGTCCGTCGGCAGCTTCTTGCCGGAGGACACGAGCTGCCTCAAATGGCTGGACGCGTGGCCCGACGGCTCCGTCGTGTACGTGGCGTTCGGGAGCATGGCCATCTTCGACTCACGCCAGTTCCAGGAGCTGGCGGAGGGGCTGCAGCTCACCGGCCGGCCGTTCCTGTGGGTCGTGCGCCCTGACTTCACCGCCGGCCTGAGCAAGGAATGGCTCGAAGAGTTCCAGAAACACGTCGCCGGCACAGGCATGATCGTCAGCTGGTGCTCCCAGCAGCAGGTCCTGGCGCACCGCTCGGTGGCATGCTTCGTGTCGCACTGCGGGTGGAACTCGACAATGGAGGTGGTGAGAAATGGCGTGCCGGTCGTGTGCTGGCCCTACTTCTGCGACCAGTTCCTGGATCGCAGCTATGTCACCGACGTGTGGAGGACCGGCCTCGCCGTGTCCACCGGCGAGGATGGTGTTGTGACGAAAGAGGAGGTGAGGTGCAAGGTGGAAAGTGTCGTCGGCGATGCCGAATTCAGGAACAGGGCACGGTGGCTCAAGGATAACGCCTGGAGGTGTATCGGCGAGGGCGGCTCATCGCACGAGAATTTCACCAGATTTGTGGATCTCCTAAGTGAATGA